The following proteins are encoded in a genomic region of Musa acuminata AAA Group cultivar baxijiao chromosome BXJ2-11, Cavendish_Baxijiao_AAA, whole genome shotgun sequence:
- the LOC135626511 gene encoding probable cleavage and polyadenylation specificity factor subunit 1 isoform X3, producing MLLLTWAGYIEPVMVILHEKEPTWAGRISWKHHTCMISALSISTTLKQHPMIWSASNIPHDANKLLAVPSPIGGVLVICANTIHYHSQSATCSLALNSFATQPEGSSEMPKAKFTVELDAANVTWLSPDVAMFSSKTGDLLLLTLIYDGRVVQRLELMKSKASVLTSGITTIGSSFFFLGSRLGDSLLVQYSTGTSGPTSANGKDEVADTEGDLHLAKRLRRTPSDALQEFASGEELSLYTTTPDSSETAQKFFSFIVRDSLINVGPLKDFSYGLRINADPNATGIAKQSNYELVCCSGHGKNGALCVLQQSIRPELITEVELPGCKGIWSVYHKGSRGHAADSSKTMMEDDEYHAYLIISLETRTMVLETADDLGEVTETVDYYVQGSTIAAGNLFGRRRVVQIFARGARILDGSYMTQELTFGVHNSELISNSEAPVVASVSIADPYVLLKMTDGSIQLLVGDPSTCTVSVNVPATFASSTELISACALYHDKGPEPWLRKTSTDAWLSTGIAEAVDGHDGLYNDQGDIYCLVCYESGTLEIFDVSNFKCVFSVDNFVSGKTHLFDKYAREPSRNSQGIKSKVTDEANGSVKKELPQDMKIVELAMQRWSGQYSRPFLFGILSDGTMLCYHAYLYEGLENTPKVEDAVSPHRSDEMGNVSASRLHNLRFIRVAVDTATSEEASNIVSRPRITVFKNVGGYQGLFLSGSRPAWFMVCRERLRVHPQLCDGSIVAFTVLHNVNCNHGLIYVTSQGYLKICQLPAVCNYDNYWPVQKVPLRGTPHQVTYYSEKNLYPLIVSVPVVKPLSQVLSSLVDQDTVHLSDNDSVISDDLQKIYTVDEFEIRILESGKSGGHWETRATIPMQTSENALTVRVVTLFNTTTRENETLLSVGTAYVQGEDVAARGRMLLYSFGKNTENAQNLVSEVYSKELKGAVSALASLQGHLLVASGPKITLHKWTGTELNGIAFYDAPLHVVSLNIVKNFVLLGDIHKSIYFLNWKEQGAQLSLLAKDFGSLDCYATEFLIDGSTLSLVVSDDDKNIQIFYYAPKTLESWKGQKLLPRAEFHAGTHVTKFLRLQMLSSSFDRANTAPGSDKTNRFALLFSTLDGSIGCIAPLDELTFRRLQTLQRKLVDAVPHTCGLNPRSFRQFRSNGKAHRPGPDNMVDCELLSQYEMLPLDKQLEIAFQIGTTRSQILSNLNDLSLGTSFL from the exons TTCAGAAATGCCAAAAGCAAAGTTTACAGTGGAGCTTGATGCAGCCAATGTGACATGGTTATCACCTGATGTGGCCATGTTCTCATCAAAGACAGGCGATCTATTACTGCTAACATTAATTTATGATGGGAG AGTTGTGCAGAGACTTGAACTCATGAAATCAAAGGCTTCAGTTTTGACCTCG GGCATCACAACCATCGGTAGTTCCTTCTTTTTCTTGGGTAGCCGCTTGGGGGACAGTCTTCTTGTTCAGTATAGTACTGGAACATCTGGTCCAACTTCTGCAAATGGGAAAGATGAG GTTGCTGATACCGAAGGTGATCTCCACTTAGCAAAGCGTTTACGAAGGACACCGTCCGATGCTCTACAAGAGTTTGCTAGTGGTGAGGAGCTGTCTCTGTACACTACTACCCCAGATAGCTCTGAAACAGCTCAG AAGttcttctcatttattgtcagagATTCTTTGATCAATGTTGGTCCATTGAAGGATTTCTCCTATGGTTTAAGAATCAATGCTGATCCCAATGCAACCGGAATTGCAAAGCAAAGTAATTATGAACTG GTATGTTGTTCGGGTCATGGGAAGAATGGAGCTCTTTGTGTGCTTCAACAATCAATTCGTCCTGAATTGATCACTGAG GTTGAGTTGCCTGGATGCAAGGGGATATGGTCTGTCTACCATAAGGGCTCTCGTGGTCATGCAGCTGACTCGTCAAAAACAATGATGGAAGATGATGAATATCATGCCTACTTAATAATAAGTTTGGAGACCCGTACTATG GTTCTTGAGACAGCTGATGATCTGGGAGAGGTCACGGAAACTGTCGATTATTATGTTCAAGGAAGTACAATTGCTGCAGGGAACTTATTTGGAAG GCGTCGTGTTGTACAAATTTTTGCACGTGGTGCTCGTATTCTTGATGGTTCTTACATGACCCAGGAGTTGACCTTTGGAGTGCATAATTCTGAGTTAATATCTAATTCAGAGGCACCTGTGGTGGCATCTGTTTCTATTGCTGACCCATATGTATTGTTGAAAATGACTGATGGAAGCATTCAACTACTTGTTGGAG ATCCGTCCACTTGCACAGTTTCTGTCAATGTCCCAGCTACATTTGCAAGCTCAACTGAATTGATTTCTGCTTGTGCACTTTATCATGACAAAGGGCCAGAACCATGGCTCCGAAAGACAAGTACAGATGCATGGCTTTCTACTGGAATTGCTGAGGCGGTTGATGGACATGATGGATTATACAATGATCAAGGCGATATATATTGTTTGGTGTGTTATGAAAGTGGCACACTTGAAATCTTTGACgtatcaaatttcaaatgtgtttTCTCTGTAGACAATTTTGTTTCTGGAAAGACCCATCTCTTTGACAAATATGCTCGAGAACCAAGCAGAAACTCTCAGGGTATTAAATCGAAAGTTACTGATGAAGCAAATGGCTCTGTAAAGAAAGAGCTGCCACAAGACATGAAAATTGTTGAGTTAGCCATGCAGAGATGGTCTGGTCAATATAGTCGACCATTTCTTTTTGGAATACTAAGTGATGGAACGATGCTTTGTTATCATGCATACTTATACGAGGGTCTGGAAAATACACCAAAAGTTGAAGATGCAGTTTCCCCTCACAGATCTGATGAGATGGGCAACGTGAGTGCTtcaagacttcacaatttgagatTTATCCGTGTTGCTGTTGACACGGCTACAAGTGAAGAGGCTTCAAATATTGTTTCAAGGCCAAGAATTACAGTATTCAAGAATGTTGGTGGCTACCAAGGTTTATTCCTTTCTGGGTCAAGACCAGCTTGGTTTATGGTTTGTAGGGAGCGACTTCGAGTTCATCCCCAG CTCTGCGATGGCTCCATTGTGGCTTTCACTGTTCTACACAATGTAAATTGTAATCATGGACTTATATATGTCACCTCACAG GGCTATCTGAAAATCTGCCAGCTGCCAGCTGTGTGCAACTACGATAACTATTGGCCAGTTCAGAAG GTCCCTTTGAGGGGTACCCCACATCAGGTCACTTACTATTCTGAAAAGAACCTGTATCCACTGATAGTATCTGTCCCA GTTGTTAAGCCTCTTAGTCAAGTCCTTTCGTCTTTGGTTGATCAAGATACTGTTCATCTTAGTGATAATGATAGTGTTATCTCGGATGATCTTCAAAAAATTTATACTGTTGATGAGTTTGAGATCCGCATTTTGGAGTCAGGAAAATCTGGTGGACACTGGGAAACAAGGGCTACCATTCCGATGCAAACCTCTGAAAATGCTCTCACTGTTAGGGTGGTTACACTATTT AATACGACAACAAGGgaaaatgaaactcttttatctgtTGGCACAGCTTATGTGCAAGGTGAGGATGTAGCTGCTAGAGGAAGAATGCTGCTATACTCGTTTGGCAAAAATACTGAGAATGCTCAAAATCTG GTTTCCGAGGTTTACTCCAAAGAGTTGAAGGGAGCTGTTTCTGCTTTAGCATCTCTCCAAGGTCATTTGCTGGTAGCATCTGGCCCAAAGATCACCTTGCACAAGTGGACTGGTACTGAATTGAATGGTATTGCATTCTATGATGCGCCTCTACATGTTGTGAGCTTGAACATT GTCAAAAATTTTGTCTTGTTGGGAGACATCCACAAAAGCATCTATTTTCTCAATTGGAAAGAGCAGGGTGCTCAGTTGAGCTTGCTGGCAAAGGATTTTGGTTCTCTTGATTGTTATGCAACTGAATTTTTGATTGATGGAAGTACATTGAGTCTTGTAGTTTCTGATGATGACAAAAATATCCAG ATATTCTATTATGCTCCAAAAACGCTAGAGAGTTGGAAAGGGCAGAAGCTTTTGCCTAGAGCTGAATTTCATGCCGGGACCCATGTGACAAAGTTCTTGAGACTGCAGATGCTCTCTTCCTCTTTTGATAGAGCCAATACAGCTCCAGGATCGGACAAGACCAACCGGTTTGCCCTTCTATTCAGCACGCTAGATGGGAGCATTGGTTGCATCGCCCCACTCGATGAGCTAACCTTCCGGAGGCTTCAAACCCTGCAAAGGAAATTGGTTGATGCTGTTCCACATACATGTGGCTTGAACCCAAGATCATTTCGACAATTCCGTTCAAATGGAAAGGCACATCGTCCTGGTCCTGATAATATGGTGGACTGTGAGCTTCTTTCCCA GTATGAAATGCTGCCACTAGACAAACAGCTAGAAATTGCTTTTCAAATTGGTACAACCCGCTCACAAATTCTTTCCAATTTAAATGATCTTTCGCTCGGAACAAGCTTCTTGTAA
- the LOC135626512 gene encoding transcription factor bHLH121-like, translating into MDSSGFGHRVDKDSVAARKVQKADREKLRRDRLNEQFLELGNALDPDRPKNDKATILGDTVQMLKDLTAQVNRLKSEYNSLSEESRELTQEKNELRDEKAKLKSEIDDLNVQYQQRLRVFYPWATMDPSLVIGRPPYPFPMPVPIPSAAIPIHPVHSYPFFHGPIPGTISNPCSTYMPNSPSNPQVEQSSNQHINQNMHIKDSRSQTSSHQDSKSKPSDQHQRNSGQRSDDFSDVATELELKTPGSAVHSQSTSAHDEDLSSEMRKGKQLPQHKGSGASTCSSSSRCSSSCSVPDDNSNDVRDGSGPEKQ; encoded by the exons ATGGATTCCAGCGGCTTCGG TCACAGGGTGGACAAGGATTCTGTTGCTGCACGAAAGGTTCAGAAAGCAGATCGTGAAAAACTAAGGAGAGATAGACTAAATGAGCAGTTCTTGGAGTTGGGAAATGCATTAG ATCCAGATCGACCCAAGAATGACAAAGCAACTATTCTAGGTGATACAGTACAGATGCTAAAGGACTTGACTGCTCAAGTCAATCGATTGAAATCGGAATATAATTCACTTTCAGAAGAATCTCGTGAG TTGACGCAAGAGAAGAATGAGCTTAGAGATGAGAAAGCAAAGTTGAAGTCTGAAATTGATGATCTGAATGTCCAATATCAGCAAAGGCTTAGAGTTTTTTATCCTTGGGCCACAATGGACCCTTCACTTGTTATAGGTCGTCCTCCATATCCATTCCCAATGCCTGTTCCAATTCCCTCAGCTGCAATACCTATCCACCCAGTACACTCTTATCCCTTCTTTCATGGCCCGATTCCTGGGACCATTTCAAATCCATGTTCTACCTATATGCCAAATTCCCCCAGCAATCCTCAAGTTGAACAATCATCAAACCAGCATATTAATCAAAATATGCATATAAAAGATAGCAGATCACAAACCTCAAGCCATCAAGATTCTAAAAGCAAGCCATCTGATCAGCATCAGCGGAACTCTGGACAAAGAAGTGATGATTTTAGTGATGTTGCAACAGAGTTGGAACTCAAGACTCCTGGATCTGCAGTTCATTCTCAGTCAACATCGGCACATGACGAG GACCTGTCCTCTGAAATGAGAAAAGGGAAACAGCTGCCGCAACACAAGGGAAGTGGTGCTTCTACCTGTAGCAGTTCAAGCAGATGTTCTTCATCTTGCAGCGTGCCAGATGACAATTCCAATGATGTTAGAGATGGCTCAGGCCCCGAGAAGCAGTGA